The following proteins are encoded in a genomic region of Necator americanus strain Aroian chromosome II, whole genome shotgun sequence:
- a CDS encoding hypothetical protein (NECATOR_CHRII.G5258.T2) produces the protein MVTLWKKQVYHSNLIVLLIVLPISSLIAISMSMAMDIFGVLNLLVSPLVDVIEFAMKSGLSGGAMNLPNFILERLAATLLVDKYEKWNEKLPFFSIALVLMEVAIVTFLVYLHTIGLVSHAEGVIGFGAICTLSILVFTILPFVSRRAYNVHLRKRSTISVRYQTAENVRAARLLTKLMVLYSCFFLVENTYYYVIIFVLKYEDITIQEILLSFFYILLALEVFASITVMSLSHPSLQKAMRLPTRSMGKVRPGKTRPHTALSAPPCLDVRALDGRQLVFTLEEERNIYFRAYTEMWNK, from the exons ATGGTGACACTCTGGAAGAAACAG GTGTATCACTCCAATCTCATTGTCCTACTCATAGTTCTTCCTATCTCTTCGCTTATTGCTATCTCTATGTCTATGGCGATGGATATATTTGGCGTTCTAAACCTTCTTGTAAGTCCCCTAGTAGATGTGATCGAATTCGCCATGAAATCTG GGTTATCCGGTGGAGCGATGAATCTTCCAAATTTTATATTAGAGCGACTTGCCGCCACTTTACTTGTAGACAAATACGAAAAGTGGAATGAAaaacttcctttcttttcaattgCATTGGTTTTGATGGAG GTTGCCATTGTCACATTCCTAGTTTACCTCCATACGATTGGTCTCGTTTCACATGCTGAAGGGGTCATCGGCTTTGGAGCCATCTGTACTCTGTCTATCTTG GTTTTCACTATACTGCCTTTTGTGAGTCGTCGAGCATACAATGTACATTTGAGAAAACGATCGACCATTTCT GTCCGCTATCAGACTGCTGAAAATGTGCGTGCTGCTCGACTACTCACTAAATTAATGGTGTTATACTCATGCTTTTTCCTTGTGGAGAATACTTACTACTATGTGATTATCTTTGTATTAAAGTATGAAGATATCACCATACAGGAAATACTTCTTTCGTTCTTCTACATTCTGCTAGCACTTGAG GTCTTTGCCTCTATCACCGTGATGTCTCTGTCTCATCCATCGCTACAAAAGGCAATGCGGTTGCCAACTCGTAGCATGGGAAAAGTCAGACCggggaaaactcgtccacataCAGCATTATCTGCACCTCCGTGTTTGGATGTTCGAGCTTTGGATGGACGACAACTAGTTTTCACATTggaagaggaaagaaacatttattttaggGCTTATACAGAAATGTGGAATAAATAG
- a CDS encoding hypothetical protein (NECATOR_CHRII.G5256.T2): MISYANMRSVTVKVGHRYSAKFPCTSVVPQGGVLSPLLFLIYTVDLPSVLRTSPLVKVQMYADDIKIYGIYDDENSHEVRAAPQTSLARMSDWASKWDLRINYDKSLAMNLGKGDVAEYSMTGVTLNACKSVRDLGIFVDDNLNFSEHIDHVVRKAYSSLFRLFRIAHTSNPTILTRLYKSFVLPHLDMALIFGAPQRRST, encoded by the coding sequence ATGATCTCTTATGCTAACATGAGAAGTGTGACAGTCAAAGTTGGCCATAGATACTCAGCCAAATTCCCTTGCACGAGTGTAGTTCCACAAGGTGGAGTTCTGTCCCctctattatttcttatctACACAGTCGACCTACCAAGTGTGCTCAGAACTTCTCCGCTTGTGAAAGTCCAAATGTACGCTGATGACATTAAGATTTACGGCATCTATGATGATGAGAATTCCCATGAAGTACGTGCTGCACCTCAAACGTCACTAGCTAGGATGTCTGACTGGGCTTCTAAATGGGATTTGCGCATTAACTATGACAAGTCCCTGGCTATGAATTTGGGTAAAGGGGATGTGGCTGAGTATAGTATGACTGGAGTAACTCTTAACGCATGTAAATCTGTAAGAGACTTAGGAATTTTTGTCGATGATAACCTCAACTTCTCTGAACACATTGATCATGTTGTACGAAAAGCATACTCTTCcctttttcgcctttttcgGATTGCCCACACCAGTAATCCAACTATTCTCACTCGCTTATACAAATCGTTCGTCTTACCTCATCTTGACATGGCTCTCATATTTGGAGCCCCTCAAAGAAGAAGCACATAG
- a CDS encoding hypothetical protein (NECATOR_CHRII.G5255.T1) encodes MPVKSTRTAKRQTPLSSQATSGIETRAVESSQPTEPNYSEMSASDFISSIAERNKDPVIGKMLVVPAETVKTDFVEQLEADKRSRSIVISGLPESGGFSSSSEMLDDLEESKTKTTRFCSRLM; translated from the coding sequence ATGCCTGTTAAATCTACTCGTACTGCAAAAAGACAAACCCCTCTCTCGTCCCAAGCTACATCTGGTATTGAGACGCGAGCGGTAGAATCTTCTCAACCAACGGAACCGAACTACAGTGAAATGTCTGCATCTGACTTCATTAGCTCTATTGCTGAACGGAACAAAGACCCTGTTATAGGCAAAATGTTGGTAGTACCTGCTGAAACAGTTAAAACGGATTTTGTCGAACAGTTGGAAGCGGACAAACGGTCTCGTAGCATAGTGATAAGTGGTCTGCCTGAGTCTGGGGGTTTCTCGTCCTCCTCTGAGATGCTGGACGACCTTGAGGAGTCAAAGACAAAGACAACGAGATTTTGCTCGCGCTTAATGTAA
- a CDS encoding hypothetical protein (NECATOR_CHRII.G5257.T1), giving the protein MQLSNSVLHQFCSEIFRDVQKMIVEVPCFGEDDFRLVSLHRLHPSTTQSHGLPLQYSATRSKIVLTLKGLSKTAVGHIRILGTFKHGSFMLRRRRTRRETRRLRSAKEAARKKQIDDLTTAAALCEDSTKRKSIRERRRASVKAATETAEDRPIQRTRTAEAVENVTQQENRKMKKSPSVPPEVEKAVANFVKYTTETAGIEGLRKECRDVLDFKPFPGSYTKFDSCPQFNRYPEVPCLDATRVILQTSEQGENDYIHANKVKLEKSERHFILTQGPKSNTIEDFWKMIFQEQCAGVVLLCNFYEEGTQSCEEFWPIDSGAYKYYGKMFVNNKRIDHMDQYDVYTLEVLPDGCSNSILTRLAHCTTWPEKAVPASCRMVLRLIRWTQSLEPGPVALLCSAGVGRTGTFVAIDAVCTRLFKGFEGKVRDIAIDIRKQRALSIHNELQYFFVYSTTLDYIRAKMPKYNSKVTQFYAELSKA; this is encoded by the exons ATGCAACTATCAAATAGTGTCTTACACCAATTCTGTTCGGAGATATTTCGAGATGTGCAAAAGATGATTGTAGAAGTTCCTTGTTTTGGAGAGGATGATTTTCG TTTGGTATCATTGCACCGACTTCATCCGTCTACTACACAAAGCCACGGACTTCCACTACAATACTCTGCCACCCGCTCTAAG ATAGTGTTGACATTGAAAGGGTTATCGAAAACAGCAGTCGGCCACATTCGTATACTTGGCACCTTCAAGCACGGTTCGTTCATGCTTCGA AGAAGACGTACTCGCCGGGAGACGCGACGTCTACGCAGCGCTAAAGAAGCGGCTCGAAAGAAACAGATTGATGATCTCACTACAGCAGCTGCGCTCTGTGAGGACAGTACGAAGCGAAAGAGCATACGG GAAAGACGACGTGCAAGCGTGAAAGCTGCAACGGAGACTGCAGAG GATAGGCCTATCCAAAGAACACGCACCGCTGAAGCTGTGGAAAATGTTACACAGCAAGAAAATCGAAAG ATGAAGAAATCACCAAGTGTCCCTCCGGAGGTCGAGAAAGCTGTTGCAAATTTTGTGAAGTACACTACAGAAACAG CCGGTATTGAAGGACTACGCAAAGAATGTCGCGATGTGCTAGACTTCAAACCTTTTCCTGGATCATACACCAAATTCGATTCTTGCCCACAATTCAATAGATATCCG GAGGTTCCGTGTCTTGACGCCACTCGAGTGATTTTACAAACTTCAGAACAGGGTGAAAACGACTATATTCACGCTAATAAAGTAAAACTAGAAAAG TCAGAACGTCATTTTATACTAACACAAGGACCAAAAAGCAATACGATAgaagatttctggaaaatgataTTTCAG GAGCAATGTGCAGGAGTTGTGTTGCTGTGCAATTTTTACGAAGAAGGCACACAGTCATGTGAGGAATTTTGGCCAATCGACTCCGGCGCATATAAATACTATGGAAAGATGTTCGTGAATAATAAAAGG ATCGATCATATGGATCAGTATGACGTATATACCCTGGaagttctgcctgacggatgttCTAACTCGATATTAACACGACTCGCGCATTGCACAACATGGCCCGAGAAG GCAGTTCCTGCAAGTTGCCGTATGGTTCTGCGGTTAATTAGATGGACACAGTCATTAGAA CCAGGTCCCGTGGCTTTACTCTGTAGTGCAGGTGTCGGTCGGACGGGTACATTCGTAGCAATAGACGCCGTATGTACACGGCTGTTCAAAGGATTTGAAGGAAAG GTTAGAGACATTGCCATTGATATAAGAAAACAACGGGCGCTGAGCATACACAACGAACTGCAATACTTCTTTGTTTACTCCACCACACTCGACTACATAAGG GCCAAAATGCCAAAATACAACTCGAAAGTGACGCAATTCTACGCCGAATTAAGTAAAGCATGA
- a CDS encoding hypothetical protein (NECATOR_CHRII.G5257.T2) — MLRRRRTRRETRRLRSAKEAARKKQIDDLTTAAALCEDSTKRKSIRERRRASVKAATETAEDRPIQRTRTAEAVENVTQQENRKMKKSPSVPPEVEKAVANFVKYTTETAGIEGLRKECRDVLDFKPFPGSYTKFDSCPQFNRYPEVPCLDATRVILQTSEQGENDYIHANKVKLEKSERHFILTQGPKSNTIEDFWKMIFQEQCAGVVLLCNFYEEGTQSCEEFWPIDSGAYKYYGKMFVNNKRIDHMDQYDVYTLEVLPDGCSNSILTRLAHCTTWPEKAVPASCRMVLRLIRWTQSLEPGPVALLCSAGVGRTGTFVAIDAVCTRLFKGFEGKVRDIAIDIRKQRALSIHNELQYFFVYSTTLDYIRAKMPKYNSKVTQFYAELSKA; from the exons ATGCTTCGA AGAAGACGTACTCGCCGGGAGACGCGACGTCTACGCAGCGCTAAAGAAGCGGCTCGAAAGAAACAGATTGATGATCTCACTACAGCAGCTGCGCTCTGTGAGGACAGTACGAAGCGAAAGAGCATACGG GAAAGACGACGTGCAAGCGTGAAAGCTGCAACGGAGACTGCAGAG GATAGGCCTATCCAAAGAACACGCACCGCTGAAGCTGTGGAAAATGTTACACAGCAAGAAAATCGAAAG ATGAAGAAATCACCAAGTGTCCCTCCGGAGGTCGAGAAAGCTGTTGCAAATTTTGTGAAGTACACTACAGAAACAG CCGGTATTGAAGGACTACGCAAAGAATGTCGCGATGTGCTAGACTTCAAACCTTTTCCTGGATCATACACCAAATTCGATTCTTGCCCACAATTCAATAGATATCCG GAGGTTCCGTGTCTTGACGCCACTCGAGTGATTTTACAAACTTCAGAACAGGGTGAAAACGACTATATTCACGCTAATAAAGTAAAACTAGAAAAG TCAGAACGTCATTTTATACTAACACAAGGACCAAAAAGCAATACGATAgaagatttctggaaaatgataTTTCAG GAGCAATGTGCAGGAGTTGTGTTGCTGTGCAATTTTTACGAAGAAGGCACACAGTCATGTGAGGAATTTTGGCCAATCGACTCCGGCGCATATAAATACTATGGAAAGATGTTCGTGAATAATAAAAGG ATCGATCATATGGATCAGTATGACGTATATACCCTGGaagttctgcctgacggatgttCTAACTCGATATTAACACGACTCGCGCATTGCACAACATGGCCCGAGAAG GCAGTTCCTGCAAGTTGCCGTATGGTTCTGCGGTTAATTAGATGGACACAGTCATTAGAA CCAGGTCCCGTGGCTTTACTCTGTAGTGCAGGTGTCGGTCGGACGGGTACATTCGTAGCAATAGACGCCGTATGTACACGGCTGTTCAAAGGATTTGAAGGAAAG GTTAGAGACATTGCCATTGATATAAGAAAACAACGGGCGCTGAGCATACACAACGAACTGCAATACTTCTTTGTTTACTCCACCACACTCGACTACATAAGG GCCAAAATGCCAAAATACAACTCGAAAGTGACGCAATTCTACGCCGAATTAAGTAAAGCATGA
- a CDS encoding hypothetical protein (NECATOR_CHRII.G5258.T1): protein MRLANGENTNSTLLFAIYVTMKSIQNISIAIVFMLYSCLMVTLWKKQVYHSNLIVLLIVLPISSLIAISMSMAMDIFGVLNLLVSPLVDVIEFAMKSGLSGGAMNLPNFILERLAATLLVDKYEKWNEKLPFFSIALVLMEVAIVTFLVYLHTIGLVSHAEGVIGFGAICTLSILVFTILPFVSRRAYNVHLRKRSTISVRYQTAENVRAARLLTKLMVLYSCFFLVENTYYYVIIFVLKYEDITIQEILLSFFYILLALEVFASITVMSLSHPSLQKAMRLPTRSMGKVRPGKTRPHTALSAPPCLDVRALDGRQLVFTLEEERNIYFRAYTEMWNK, encoded by the exons ATGAGATTAGCAAATGGTGAGAACACCAATTCAACGTTACTTTTTGCTATATATGTGACAATGAAATCTATACAAAACATATCAATCGCTATTGTTTTCATGCTGTATTCCTGTTTAATGGTGACACTCTGGAAGAAACAG GTGTATCACTCCAATCTCATTGTCCTACTCATAGTTCTTCCTATCTCTTCGCTTATTGCTATCTCTATGTCTATGGCGATGGATATATTTGGCGTTCTAAACCTTCTTGTAAGTCCCCTAGTAGATGTGATCGAATTCGCCATGAAATCTG GGTTATCCGGTGGAGCGATGAATCTTCCAAATTTTATATTAGAGCGACTTGCCGCCACTTTACTTGTAGACAAATACGAAAAGTGGAATGAAaaacttcctttcttttcaattgCATTGGTTTTGATGGAG GTTGCCATTGTCACATTCCTAGTTTACCTCCATACGATTGGTCTCGTTTCACATGCTGAAGGGGTCATCGGCTTTGGAGCCATCTGTACTCTGTCTATCTTG GTTTTCACTATACTGCCTTTTGTGAGTCGTCGAGCATACAATGTACATTTGAGAAAACGATCGACCATTTCT GTCCGCTATCAGACTGCTGAAAATGTGCGTGCTGCTCGACTACTCACTAAATTAATGGTGTTATACTCATGCTTTTTCCTTGTGGAGAATACTTACTACTATGTGATTATCTTTGTATTAAAGTATGAAGATATCACCATACAGGAAATACTTCTTTCGTTCTTCTACATTCTGCTAGCACTTGAG GTCTTTGCCTCTATCACCGTGATGTCTCTGTCTCATCCATCGCTACAAAAGGCAATGCGGTTGCCAACTCGTAGCATGGGAAAAGTCAGACCggggaaaactcgtccacataCAGCATTATCTGCACCTCCGTGTTTGGATGTTCGAGCTTTGGATGGACGACAACTAGTTTTCACATTggaagaggaaagaaacatttattttaggGCTTATACAGAAATGTGGAATAAATAG
- a CDS encoding hypothetical protein (NECATOR_CHRII.G5256.T1) yields MKANARLPSLVDQTGATYVTDADKARALAMHFANVFSSNCSDTIPEIVGIAPVQQQCSNSFFHPTDIYKHLKSLKPSVSETYDGIPPIVYKECAATLSPPLAHIFNISLSLSEVPQVWKNVIVTAIPKSPRTNLLNNYRPISLLPTPVKVMEKIIRNKLLSWLKKFHLIPSEQNRFIAGASTCTNLIDSVFDWPLALNQGKSIDVVYIDLSKVSDKVCYLKLVAKLHYFGIRGHILDWMISYANMRSVTVKVGHRYSAKFPCTSVVPQGGVLSPLLFLIYTVDLPSVLRTSPLVKVQMYADDIKIYGIYDDENSHEVRAAPQTSLARMSDWASKWDLRINYDKSLAMNLGKGDVAEYSMTGVTLNACKSVRDLGIFVDDNLNFSEHIDHVVRKAYSSLFRLFRIAHTSNPTILTRLYKSFVLPHLDMALIFGAPQRRST; encoded by the coding sequence ATGAAGGCTAATGCAAGGCTTCCGAGTCTCGTGGATCAGACAGGAGCCACCTATGTTACAGATGCTGATAAAGCTAGAGCTCTTGCTATGCATTTTGcaaacgttttttcttcaaactgcagcgataccattccagaaattgttgGCATAGCTCCTGTCCAACAACAGTGCAGTAACTCGTTTTTCCACCCTACTGATATTTACAAACACCTAAAATCTCTTAAGCCGTCGGTTAGTGAAACGTATGATGGAATCCCACCTATTGTATATAAGGAGTGTGCTGCTACTTTATCTCCTCCTCTAGCTCACATCTTTAACATCTCATTATCATTAAGTGAAGTCCCACAAGTCTGGAAAAACGTCATTGTCACAGCCATTCCAAAGTCTCCACGTACAAATTTACTGAATAATTACCGTCCTATTAGCTTACTACCAACGCCGGTGAAAgtgatggaaaaaataatcagGAATAAACTATTATCTTGgctaaaaaagtttcatctaATTCCCAGTGAACAAAATAGGTTTATTGCAGGCGCTTCGACATGTACTAATCTAATTGATAGTGTTTTTGACTGGCCTCTAGCTTTGAACCAAGGTAAATCGATAGATGTAGTATACATTGACCTGTCAAAAGTTTCCGATAAAGTATGCTACTTGAAACTAGTTGCTAAACTCCATTACTTCGGAATACGGGGCCATATTTTAGACTGGATGATCTCTTATGCTAACATGAGAAGTGTGACAGTCAAAGTTGGCCATAGATACTCAGCCAAATTCCCTTGCACGAGTGTAGTTCCACAAGGTGGAGTTCTGTCCCctctattatttcttatctACACAGTCGACCTACCAAGTGTGCTCAGAACTTCTCCGCTTGTGAAAGTCCAAATGTACGCTGATGACATTAAGATTTACGGCATCTATGATGATGAGAATTCCCATGAAGTACGTGCTGCACCTCAAACGTCACTAGCTAGGATGTCTGACTGGGCTTCTAAATGGGATTTGCGCATTAACTATGACAAGTCCCTGGCTATGAATTTGGGTAAAGGGGATGTGGCTGAGTATAGTATGACTGGAGTAACTCTTAACGCATGTAAATCTGTAAGAGACTTAGGAATTTTTGTCGATGATAACCTCAACTTCTCTGAACACATTGATCATGTTGTACGAAAAGCATACTCTTCcctttttcgcctttttcgGATTGCCCACACCAGTAATCCAACTATTCTCACTCGCTTATACAAATCGTTCGTCTTACCTCATCTTGACATGGCTCTCATATTTGGAGCCCCTCAAAGAAGAAGCACATAG